A DNA window from Amphiprion ocellaris isolate individual 3 ecotype Okinawa chromosome 8, ASM2253959v1, whole genome shotgun sequence contains the following coding sequences:
- the mafba gene encoding transcription factor MafB: MLQQVCAQRWMNQKNYCMKQERREETLINKSVFATLASTFAYLQKSRDNNMSAELSMGPELPSSPLALEYVNDFDLMKFDVKKEGLAGLDRNGVRQCNRLQPQGSVSSTPISTPCSSVPSSPSFSPTEQKNHLEELYWMPNSGYHQQLDPQTLSLTPEDAVEALIGATAHGHPPPPHVQQQLQQQGAFEGYRGPHHHHSHHGHSQQHHHPYAGGIPHHAEELSGHPGGHSHPHSQHHHHHSQDPDSPSPVSPESHQPLHHHRHHHHHHAHGHLSQSGAHHGSGGGLNVEDRFSDDQLVSMSVRELNRHLRGFTKDEVIRLKQKRRTLKNRGYAQSCRFKRVQQKHVLENEKTQLMNQVEQLKAEISRLARERDAYKLKCEKLTGSGANNGFREAGSTSDNPSSPEFFM; this comes from the coding sequence ATGCTACAGCAAGTCTGTGCACAGCGGTGGATGAACCAAAAGAACTATTGCATGAaacaagagaggagagaagagacgCTGATTAACAAGTCAGTTTTTGCGACGCTCGCCAGTACCTTTGCATATCTGCAAAAGAGTCGCGACAACAACATGAGTGCAGAGCTGAGCATGGGCCCGGAACTACCCAGCAGCCCTCTGGCTCTGGAATATGTCAATGATTTTGACCTGATGAAGTTCGACGTGAAGAAGGAAGGCCTGGCCGGGCTGGATCGCAACGGGGTGCGCCAGTGTAACCGTCTCCAACCCCAGGGCTCCGTGTCCTCCACCCCCATCAGTACGCCCTGCAGCTCGGTGCCCTCTTCACCCAGCTTCAGCCCCACAGAGCAGAAAAACCACCTAGAGGAGCTGTACTGGATGCCGAACAGCGGGTACCACCAGCAGTTAGACCCGCAGACGCTAAGCTTGACCCCGGAGGACGCGGTGGAGGCCCTGATTGGAGCCACGGCTCACGGCCACCCTCCGCCTCCGCAcgtccagcagcagctgcagcagcaaggCGCTTTCGAGGGCTACAGGGGCCCGcatcaccaccacagccaccacggCCACAGCCAGCAGCATCATCACCCGTATGCGGGGGGCATCCCGCACCACGCCGAGGAACTGTCCGGGCACCCGGGCGGACACAGCCACCCACACAGCcagcatcaccatcaccacagCCAGGACCCCGACAGCCCGTCCCCGGTGTCCCCAGAGTCCCACCAGCCGCTCCatcaccaccgccaccatcaccaccaccatgcgCACGGCCACCTGAGCCAGTCGGGAGCGCACCACGGCTCCGGGGGCGGACTGAACGTGGAGGACCGCTTCTCCGACGATCAGCTCGTGTCCATGTCGGTGAGGGAGCTCAACAGACACCTACGGGGCTTCACCAAGGACGAGGTGATTCGCCTGAAGCAGAAGAGGAGGACCCTGAAGAACCGGGGCTACGCGCAGTCCTGTCGGTTCAAGCGGGTGCAGCAGAAGCACGTGCTGGAGAACGAGAAGACGCAGCTGATGAACCAGGTGGAGCAGCTGAAGGCGGAGATCAGCCGGCTGGCGAGGGAGCGGGACGCCTACAAACTCAAGTGCGAGAAACTGACGGGGTCGGGGGCCAACAACGGGTTCCGCGAGGCTGGCTCGACCAGTGACAACCCTTCATCACCAGAGTTCTTCATGTGA